In Cryptomeria japonica chromosome 10, Sugi_1.0, whole genome shotgun sequence, a genomic segment contains:
- the LOC131076734 gene encoding cinnamoyl-CoA reductase 1 — MPAFTHRDLDAANGRGKVVCVMDASTYVGLWIVQGLLNRGYAVHATIQNGAEVESLKKLSGERLKILYADMLDYHSIVEALRGCSGLFYTFDSPQYDEVMAEIEVRAAHNILEACAHTETIEKVIFTSSVAAVVWREDRNSISDLHERHWSDVNLCRKLKLWYALGKTISERTAWALAMDRGVNMVTINTGLVVGPGSAYKTSGSTIAYLKGAAQMYENGVLASADVRFVAEAHICAFEEPSAYGRYICFNQMINNAQNADKLAESLRSLVPFPDRCEDSSVYQQRLSNKKLTGLMLGNNKLQ, encoded by the exons ATGCCTGCTTTTACTCACAGGGATTTGGATGCAGCCAATGGCAGAGGAAAGGTTGTGTGCGTTATGGATGCATCTACCTACGTAGGACTCTGGATTGTTCAGGGTCTTCTAAACAGGGGATACGCTGTGCATGCAACTATTCAGAATGGAG CTGAAGTTGAATCTTTAAAGAAATTGAGTGGAGAGCGTTTGAAGATCCTGTATGCCGATATGTTGGATTATCACAGCATAGTGGAAGCACTTCGTGGATGTTCTGGCCTTTTCTACACATTTGATTCTCCTCAATATGAT GAGGTCATGGCTGAAATTGAAGTGAGGGCAGCCCACAATATACTGGAAGCATGTGCCCATACTGAAACTATTGAAAAAGTGATATTCACATCTTCAGTTGCTGCAGTAGTTTGGAGAGAAGATAGAAATTCAATTTCTGACCTCCATGAAAGGCATTGGAGCGATGTGAATCTTTGCAGAAAATTGAAG CTGTGGTATGCACTGGGAAAGACAATATCAGAGAGGACGGCATGGGCTCTGGCCATGGACAGAGGCGTAAATATGGTGACAATTAATACAGGCCTGGTTGTAGGGCCTGGCTCTGCATACAAAACCTCAGGATCCACCATAGCATATCTTAAAG GTGCTGCACAAATGTATGAGAATGGAGTGTTAGCCAGTGCAGATGTAAGGTTTGTTGCAGAGGCCCACATCTGTGCATTTGAGGAACCTTCTGCATATGGGAGGTATATCTGCTTCAACCAAATGATCAACAATGCTCAGAATGCTGACAAGCTTGCAGAGAGCTTGAGATCACTGGTACCATTTCCTGACAG ATGTGAAGATTCAAGCGTGTACCAACAGCGGCTGAGCAACAAGAAGCTGACTGGACTCATGCTTGGAAACAACAAATTGCAGTAA